From the genome of Paracoccus seriniphilus, one region includes:
- the modA gene encoding molybdate ABC transporter substrate-binding protein, translating to MMLPRSARLVAMLLLTAALPAPGVAQADVVIFAAASLKNAMDAVAADFTRETGTKVVLSYAGSGQLAKQVIAGAPADLFISANEAWMDQVDREGLLQERRDLLGNSLVLIGNDPRATPVDLYSGTDLAAMLDGGKLAMALVDSVPAGQYGKAALEYLGLWDSVAASVAQADNVRAALALVSTGEAPLGITYATDAEADPRVSILATFDAETHPAITYPAALISTDDEARAFYDALSGEAATARFEQFGFDVLK from the coding sequence ATGATGCTGCCCCGCTCTGCCCGCCTTGTCGCCATGCTGCTGTTGACAGCGGCCCTGCCCGCTCCCGGCGTGGCGCAGGCCGATGTCGTGATCTTTGCGGCCGCCTCTCTGAAGAATGCCATGGACGCGGTAGCTGCTGATTTTACAAGGGAAACCGGCACGAAGGTCGTTCTGTCCTATGCAGGCTCGGGGCAACTGGCAAAACAGGTGATTGCCGGGGCACCTGCCGATCTGTTCATTTCGGCCAATGAGGCCTGGATGGATCAGGTTGACCGGGAAGGCTTGCTGCAGGAAAGGCGCGATTTGCTGGGCAACAGCCTTGTGCTGATCGGAAATGACCCCCGGGCAACCCCTGTCGACTTGTACTCCGGGACCGATCTGGCGGCCATGCTGGATGGCGGCAAGCTGGCCATGGCTCTGGTCGATTCCGTGCCTGCCGGCCAATACGGCAAGGCTGCGCTGGAATATCTGGGCCTGTGGGATTCGGTTGCGGCATCGGTCGCGCAGGCCGATAACGTCCGCGCGGCGCTGGCACTGGTATCGACGGGCGAGGCACCGCTGGGGATCACCTATGCCACGGATGCCGAAGCCGATCCCCGCGTCAGCATCCTTGCCACATTTGACGCCGAAACCCATCCCGCCATCACCTATCCGGCCGCGCTGATTTCCACCGATGACGAGGCGCGTGCCTTCTATGATGCATTGTCGGGCGAGGCTGCCACGGCACGATTTGAGCAATTCGGCTTTGACGTGCTGAAATGA
- a CDS encoding formate dehydrogenase beta subunit has translation MKIYVPMDSAAKALGADEVAEAIAHEAVARGMDVEIIRNGSRGMIWLEPLVELDAGEGRIGFGPVSVEDVPALLDGTLESHGLVEEIPFFARQNRLTFARCGVIAPLDLDAYQAHGGLAGLRRAIGMSGSEIVDEVTESGLRGRGGAGFPTGIKWKTVMLAEASQKYIVCNADEGDSGTFADRMIMEGDPFTLIEGMAIAGLAVGATKGYVYMRSEYPDAIKVMNAAVDIARQQGMLGPRVLGSDRAFDMEIRVGAGAYVCGEETSLLNSLEGKRGVVRAKPPLPALEGFMGRPTVVNNVISLATVPVVLEKGAAHYADFGHNRSRGTVTLQIAGNVRRGGLFEAGFGMTLGEIVNDIAGGTASGRPVKAVQVGGPLGAYMPVGKFHTPMGYEEFDAEGGLIGHAGLVVFDDSADMLKMARFAMEFCAIESCGKCTPCRIGAVRGVETIDRIAAGDGAATELLTDLCDTMRDGSLCALGGFTPFPVMSALSNFPDDFACRKEAAE, from the coding sequence TGAAGATTTATGTACCCATGGACAGCGCCGCCAAGGCGCTGGGTGCCGATGAGGTGGCCGAGGCCATCGCGCATGAGGCCGTGGCCCGCGGAATGGATGTCGAGATCATCCGCAATGGCTCGCGCGGGATGATCTGGCTGGAGCCGCTGGTCGAGCTGGATGCGGGCGAGGGCCGGATCGGCTTTGGCCCGGTTTCGGTCGAGGATGTTCCCGCGCTGCTGGACGGCACGCTGGAAAGCCACGGCCTTGTCGAGGAAATTCCCTTCTTCGCAAGACAGAACCGTCTGACCTTCGCGCGTTGCGGTGTCATTGCTCCACTGGACCTCGATGCCTATCAGGCCCATGGCGGTCTGGCCGGATTGCGCCGCGCCATCGGCATGAGCGGCAGCGAGATCGTCGATGAGGTCACCGAAAGCGGCTTGCGCGGGCGCGGCGGAGCAGGCTTTCCGACCGGCATCAAATGGAAGACGGTCATGCTGGCCGAGGCATCGCAGAAATATATCGTCTGCAATGCCGATGAGGGCGACAGCGGCACCTTTGCCGACCGCATGATCATGGAAGGCGATCCCTTCACCCTGATCGAGGGCATGGCCATTGCGGGCCTCGCCGTGGGGGCGACCAAGGGCTATGTCTACATGCGTTCGGAATATCCCGACGCAATCAAGGTGATGAATGCCGCCGTGGACATCGCGCGCCAGCAGGGGATGCTGGGGCCGAGGGTGCTGGGGTCGGATCGCGCCTTCGACATGGAAATCCGCGTGGGTGCCGGGGCCTATGTCTGCGGCGAGGAAACCAGCCTGCTCAATTCGCTTGAAGGCAAGCGCGGCGTGGTGCGTGCCAAGCCGCCACTGCCCGCCCTGGAAGGTTTTATGGGCCGTCCGACCGTGGTCAACAATGTCATCAGTCTGGCGACGGTGCCGGTGGTTCTGGAAAAGGGCGCCGCGCATTACGCGGATTTCGGTCACAACAGGTCGCGTGGCACGGTGACCCTGCAGATCGCCGGCAATGTCCGGCGCGGCGGGTTGTTCGAGGCCGGCTTCGGCATGACACTGGGCGAGATCGTCAATGACATCGCCGGCGGCACGGCCAGCGGACGTCCCGTCAAGGCCGTTCAGGTCGGGGGTCCTCTGGGGGCCTATATGCCGGTCGGGAAGTTCCACACGCCGATGGGCTATGAGGAGTTCGACGCCGAGGGCGGGCTGATCGGCCATGCCGGGCTGGTTGTCTTTGACGACAGTGCCGACATGTTGAAGATGGCCCGTTTCGCGATGGAGTTCTGCGCCATCGAAAGCTGCGGAAAATGCACCCCCTGTCGGATCGGGGCCGTGCGCGGGGTCGAGACCATCGACCGTATCGCCGCAGGCGACGGTGCAGCGACCGAGCTCTTGACCGATCTTTGTGATACAATGCGGGACGGTTCGCTTTGCGCATTGGGGGGGTTCACGCCTTTCCCCGTGATGTCTGCATTGTCGAATTTCCCCGATGACTTCGCCTGCCGGAAGGAGGCCGCCGAATGA
- the fdhD gene encoding formate dehydrogenase accessory sulfurtransferase FdhD — MPETSAAIAASHVRPGSRRALRRVLPEETAVAMVYDGTSHAVMMATPADLVDFSVGFSLTEGIISDPGEIGSHEIVPHPQGLEVRMWLAEDRGAALSQRRRSLAGPVGCGLCGIDSLEQAIRDLPDLTGQGPVMDAAQVADATRLLQGWQPLHDATRAVHAAGFLHPDKGIVLAREDVGRHNALDKLIGAMALQRQSPVEGAMVLTSRISVEMVQKCAMAGCTVLIAVSAPTLHALRLAEAAGITIAAFARGEGFDLFSHPQRLSSEVSDVA, encoded by the coding sequence CTGCCAGAGACTTCGGCTGCAATCGCGGCCAGCCACGTCCGGCCCGGATCCCGGCGCGCCCTGCGCCGGGTGTTGCCCGAGGAGACGGCGGTGGCCATGGTCTATGATGGCACCAGCCATGCCGTGATGATGGCCACCCCCGCCGATCTGGTGGATTTTTCGGTCGGTTTCTCACTGACCGAGGGCATCATCAGCGACCCAGGTGAAATTGGCAGCCATGAAATCGTCCCTCATCCTCAGGGGCTTGAAGTGCGGATGTGGCTGGCCGAGGACCGGGGCGCGGCGCTGTCGCAGCGCCGCCGCAGCCTTGCCGGTCCGGTGGGCTGCGGGCTGTGCGGCATCGACAGTCTGGAACAGGCCATCCGCGATCTGCCCGATCTGACAGGGCAGGGGCCGGTGATGGATGCAGCGCAGGTGGCCGATGCCACGCGATTGCTGCAGGGCTGGCAGCCCTTGCATGACGCCACGCGCGCGGTTCATGCCGCCGGATTCCTGCATCCCGACAAGGGTATCGTTCTGGCGCGCGAGGATGTGGGTCGCCACAATGCGCTGGACAAGCTGATTGGCGCGATGGCCTTGCAACGTCAGTCCCCGGTCGAAGGTGCCATGGTGCTGACCAGCCGTATCTCGGTCGAGATGGTGCAGAAATGCGCGATGGCCGGCTGCACGGTCCTGATTGCCGTCTCTGCCCCGACATTGCATGCGCTGCGTCTGGCGGAAGCCGCCGGTATTACCATTGCGGCCTTTGCGCGCGGCGAAGGCTTTGACCTGTTTTCACATCCACAACGCCTGAGTTCCGAGGTTTCCGATGTCGCCTGA
- the ihfB gene encoding integration host factor subunit beta, whose product MIRSELIQKIADENPHLFRRDVERIVNTVFEEIIDAMARGDRVELRGFGAFSVKKRDARIGRNPRTGDSVEVEEKHVPFFKTGKLLRDRLNGEA is encoded by the coding sequence ATGATCCGTTCCGAGCTCATTCAGAAGATAGCCGACGAAAATCCGCATCTGTTCCGGCGGGATGTCGAACGGATCGTCAATACTGTCTTCGAAGAGATCATTGATGCCATGGCCCGGGGCGACCGGGTCGAACTGCGCGGCTTTGGCGCCTTTTCCGTCAAGAAACGCGATGCCCGGATCGGTCGCAATCCGCGCACGGGTGACTCCGTCGAGGTCGAGGAAAAGCATGTTCCTTTCTTCAAGACCGGAAAATTGCTGCGTGATCGGTTGAACGGCGAGGCCTGA
- a CDS encoding formate dehydrogenase subunit delta, whose product MSPDKMVHMANQIATFFDSQPGEAAEKIADHIRDFWEPRMREQLLGYIREGGDGLKPAVQEAAKRL is encoded by the coding sequence ATGTCGCCTGACAAGATGGTCCATATGGCCAACCAGATCGCCACCTTCTTTGACAGCCAGCCCGGAGAGGCCGCCGAGAAGATCGCGGATCATATTCGCGATTTCTGGGAGCCCCGCATGCGCGAGCAATTGCTGGGCTATATTCGCGAGGGCGGGGACGGGCTGAAGCCTGCCGTTCAAGAGGCTGCCAAACGGCTGTGA
- the modC gene encoding molybdenum ABC transporter ATP-binding protein translates to MMLSVRFQHQIGQSRIDAAFDAPAGVTALFGKSGAGKTTIVKAVAGLLRPDSGRIALDDSVLSDSSTGRFLPPHRRGIGYVFQEARLFPHLNVRQNLLYGRWFSRRKTIASLPQVTEMLGIGHLLNRKPAALSGGELQRVALGRAILSDPQMLLLDEPLAALDEARKSEILPYLERLRDDLAVPILYVSHSAAEIARLATTIVLVDAGRVIASGPAAAILSDPATTPLMGAREAGALLTARLGAQDKDGLTRLDSRAGPIWLPHIDRPIGTELRLRIMAQDVMIALERPVNLSALNVLPATITDLTRTEGGIQLRMDAGGEALLARITARSARVLDLHPRKQVHAVLKAVSVAPGSIGTTPSAVQPA, encoded by the coding sequence CTGATGCTGTCTGTTCGCTTTCAACACCAGATCGGGCAATCGCGGATCGATGCAGCCTTTGACGCGCCTGCGGGTGTGACCGCCCTGTTCGGCAAGTCCGGCGCCGGCAAGACAACCATCGTGAAGGCCGTGGCAGGATTGCTGCGCCCGGACAGCGGGCGCATCGCCCTGGATGACAGCGTGTTGTCCGACAGCTCCACAGGCCGCTTCCTGCCCCCGCACCGGCGCGGCATCGGCTATGTCTTTCAGGAGGCGCGGCTGTTTCCGCATCTGAATGTGCGCCAGAACCTGCTCTATGGACGCTGGTTCAGTCGTCGCAAGACCATTGCCTCGCTGCCTCAGGTCACCGAGATGCTGGGTATCGGGCATCTGCTGAACCGCAAACCCGCCGCCCTTTCGGGCGGAGAGCTTCAGCGCGTTGCGTTGGGTCGGGCCATTCTGTCAGATCCGCAGATGCTGCTGCTGGATGAACCCCTCGCCGCGCTGGATGAGGCCCGCAAATCCGAGATCCTGCCCTATCTGGAGCGGTTGCGCGACGATCTGGCGGTGCCGATCCTTTATGTCAGCCATTCCGCTGCGGAAATCGCCCGGCTGGCCACCACCATCGTGCTGGTTGATGCCGGGCGCGTCATTGCATCGGGTCCGGCAGCGGCGATCCTGTCCGATCCGGCCACCACGCCGCTGATGGGCGCGCGTGAGGCCGGAGCTCTGCTGACCGCACGTCTTGGTGCGCAGGATAAGGACGGCTTGACGCGGCTGGACAGCAGGGCGGGGCCGATCTGGCTGCCACATATCGACCGGCCCATCGGGACCGAACTGCGGCTGCGGATCATGGCGCAGGATGTGATGATCGCATTGGAGCGCCCCGTCAATCTCTCGGCGCTGAATGTCCTGCCGGCGACCATCACCGATCTGACCCGGACCGAAGGCGGCATTCAGCTGCGCATGGATGCGGGAGGCGAGGCCCTGCTGGCGCGGATCACCGCGCGCTCTGCACGGGTGCTGGATCTGCATCCGCGGAAACAGGTTCACGCGGTGCTCAAGGCTGTCTCGGTCGCGCCGGGCAGCATTGGCACGACCCCTTCAGCGGTTCAGCCCGCCTGA
- the fdhF gene encoding formate dehydrogenase subunit alpha, with protein sequence MKDFVIPQFPPGDDRDMGTPAASGAPVTLSIDGFEVTVPEGTSVMRAAAEAGIMVPKLCASDNLEAFGSCRLCVVEIEGRRGTPASCTTPVAEGMVVHTQSSKIKRLRKGVMELYISDHPLDCLTCAANGDCELQDAAGQVGLRDVRYTPGDNHFDPSGTGARSQAEARLRMPVDDANPRYVPKDESNPYFTFDPSKCIVCSRCVRACEEVQGTFALTIEGRGFDSKVSAGAAGDDFLNSDCVSCGACVQACPTATLQEKSVIELGTPKRSVITTCAYCGVGCSFKAELNGDQLVRMVPYKHGKANRGHSCVKGRFAYGYAQHKDRILKPMIRERIEDPWREVSWDEALTFAADRMRGLQEKYGRRSIGVITSSRCTNEETYLVQKLTRAVFRNNNTDTCARVCHSPTGYGLGKTFGTSAGTQDFDSVEKADVVMIIGANPTDGHPVFASRLKKRLRQGAKLIVVDPRRTDIVRSAHIEAAHHLPLRPGTNVAVVSAMAHVIVTEGLMDEDYIRTRCDWDEFQHYADFISDPRHSPENTEALTGVPADELRAAARLYATGGNAAIYYGLGVTEHSQGSTTVMGIANLAMLTGNVGREGVGVNPLRGQNNVQGSCDMGSFPHELPGYRHVKLPDVREIFEKAWGVEIDPEPGLRIPNMLDAAVEGTFKGLYCQGEDILQSDPDTHHVAAGLAAMECVIVHDLFLNETANYAHVFLPGSSFLEKEGTFTNAERRINRVRKVMAPLNGYEDWEVTQLLANAMGANWNYTHASQIMDEIAATTPSFAGVSFDLLEEKGSVQWPCNDSAPEGTPTMHVDHFVSGKGHFIVTEYVATDERTGPRFPLLLTTGRILSQYNVGAQTRRTENVVWHAEDLLEIHPHDAEQRGIREGDWVRLASRAGETTLRATITDRVAPGVVYTTFHHPATQANVVTTDFSDWATNCPEYKVTAVQISPSNGPTEWQKRYDAQAEQARRIMPAAE encoded by the coding sequence ATGAAGGATTTCGTCATTCCCCAATTCCCGCCCGGTGATGACCGTGACATGGGAACGCCCGCCGCAAGCGGTGCGCCGGTCACGCTCAGCATTGACGGCTTTGAGGTGACCGTGCCCGAGGGCACCTCGGTCATGCGCGCCGCAGCCGAAGCCGGGATCATGGTTCCCAAGCTTTGTGCCAGCGACAATCTGGAAGCCTTTGGGTCCTGCCGTCTTTGCGTGGTCGAGATCGAGGGCCGCCGGGGCACGCCCGCCAGCTGCACGACTCCGGTCGCGGAAGGCATGGTGGTTCACACCCAGTCCTCGAAGATCAAGCGCCTGCGCAAGGGCGTGATGGAGCTGTATATCAGCGACCACCCGCTGGACTGCCTGACCTGCGCCGCCAATGGCGATTGCGAACTGCAGGATGCGGCGGGGCAGGTGGGTCTGCGCGATGTGCGCTATACCCCCGGCGACAACCATTTCGACCCTTCGGGCACCGGGGCGCGCAGTCAGGCCGAGGCGCGTCTGCGCATGCCGGTCGATGATGCCAATCCCCGCTATGTCCCCAAGGACGAGAGCAATCCCTATTTCACCTTTGATCCGTCCAAATGCATCGTCTGTTCGCGCTGCGTGCGGGCCTGCGAAGAAGTGCAGGGCACCTTTGCACTGACCATCGAGGGGCGCGGCTTTGACAGCAAGGTCAGTGCCGGTGCGGCGGGCGATGATTTCCTGAATTCCGATTGTGTCAGCTGTGGCGCCTGTGTCCAGGCCTGCCCGACGGCGACGCTGCAGGAAAAATCGGTCATCGAACTGGGCACGCCGAAACGCTCGGTGATCACCACCTGCGCCTATTGCGGGGTCGGCTGTTCCTTCAAGGCCGAGCTGAACGGCGATCAGCTGGTGCGCATGGTGCCCTACAAGCACGGCAAGGCCAATCGCGGCCACAGCTGCGTGAAGGGGCGGTTTGCCTATGGCTACGCCCAGCACAAGGACCGCATCCTGAAACCGATGATCCGTGAACGGATCGAGGATCCCTGGCGCGAGGTCAGCTGGGACGAGGCGCTGACATTCGCTGCCGATCGCATGCGCGGTCTGCAGGAAAAATACGGTCGCCGTTCGATCGGGGTGATCACTTCCAGCCGCTGCACCAATGAAGAAACCTATCTGGTGCAAAAGCTGACCCGCGCGGTCTTCCGGAACAACAACACCGATACCTGCGCCCGCGTCTGTCATTCGCCCACCGGCTACGGGCTGGGCAAGACATTCGGCACCTCGGCCGGCACGCAGGATTTCGACAGCGTCGAAAAGGCCGATGTGGTCATGATCATCGGCGCGAATCCCACCGACGGACATCCGGTCTTTGCCAGCCGGCTGAAGAAGCGGTTGCGTCAGGGCGCCAAGCTGATCGTCGTGGACCCGCGCCGGACCGATATCGTGCGCTCGGCCCATATCGAGGCCGCCCATCACCTGCCGCTGCGTCCGGGCACCAATGTCGCCGTGGTCAGCGCCATGGCACATGTGATCGTGACCGAAGGGCTGATGGACGAGGATTACATCCGCACCCGCTGCGATTGGGATGAATTCCAGCATTATGCCGATTTCATCAGCGATCCGCGCCACAGCCCCGAGAACACCGAGGCCCTGACCGGCGTTCCCGCCGATGAACTGCGCGCGGCGGCCCGGCTCTATGCGACGGGCGGCAATGCCGCGATCTATTACGGCCTGGGCGTGACCGAGCACAGTCAGGGTTCGACCACCGTGATGGGGATTGCCAATCTGGCCATGCTGACCGGCAATGTCGGGCGCGAAGGCGTGGGCGTGAACCCGCTGCGCGGCCAGAACAATGTGCAGGGCAGCTGCGACATGGGCTCTTTCCCGCACGAACTGCCCGGCTATCGCCATGTCAAGCTGCCCGATGTGCGCGAGATCTTTGAAAAGGCATGGGGTGTCGAGATCGACCCCGAGCCCGGCCTGCGCATTCCCAACATGCTGGATGCCGCCGTCGAAGGTACCTTCAAGGGGCTGTATTGCCAGGGCGAGGACATCCTGCAGTCCGATCCGGACACCCATCATGTTGCGGCGGGGCTGGCCGCGATGGAATGCGTGATCGTGCATGACCTGTTCCTGAACGAAACGGCCAATTACGCGCATGTCTTCCTGCCCGGCAGCAGTTTCCTGGAAAAGGAAGGCACATTCACCAATGCCGAACGCCGGATCAACCGCGTGCGCAAGGTGATGGCACCGCTGAACGGTTATGAGGACTGGGAGGTGACGCAGCTTCTGGCGAATGCCATGGGGGCAAACTGGAATTACACCCACGCCAGCCAGATCATGGACGAGATCGCGGCCACCACGCCGAGCTTTGCCGGGGTCAGCTTTGACCTGCTGGAAGAAAAGGGCAGTGTTCAGTGGCCTTGCAATGACTCGGCACCCGAAGGCACACCGACCATGCATGTCGATCACTTCGTGTCGGGCAAGGGGCACTTCATCGTCACGGAATATGTTGCCACCGATGAACGCACGGGGCCACGATTCCCGCTGTTGCTGACCACCGGGCGGATCCTGTCGCAATATAACGTCGGGGCCCAGACCCGCCGCACCGAGAACGTGGTCTGGCATGCCGAGGATTTGCTGGAAATCCACCCCCATGACGCCGAACAGCGTGGCATACGTGAGGGAGACTGGGTGCGTCTGGCCTCTCGCGCGGGGGAAACAACCCTGCGGGCGACGATCACCGATCGTGTCGCGCCGGGGGTGGTCTATACGACCTTCCACCATCCGGCCACTCAGGCCAATGTCGTGACCACGGATTTCTCGGACTGGGCGACCAACTGTCCGGAGTACAAGGTGACGGCGGTGCAGATCAGCCCCTCGAACGGCCCGACCGAATGGCAGAAACGTTATGATGCGCAGGCAGAACAGGCGCGTCGCATCATGCCCGCTGCCGAGTAG
- a CDS encoding LapA family protein, giving the protein MRFIRLLFLVLLAIILVAVALANRGLVTLSAFPANLGQYLGGQWSINLPLFLVIFVAFALGMLAGLVWEYLREAHIRREARRRSAQIARLEGEVGHLRDRHAAPRDDVLAILDQPKPAKGESKPATGANLPAPR; this is encoded by the coding sequence ATGCGCTTCATTCGACTCTTGTTTCTGGTGCTTCTGGCCATCATCCTGGTTGCCGTGGCGCTTGCCAACCGTGGCCTGGTAACCCTGTCCGCCTTTCCGGCGAATCTGGGACAATATCTGGGCGGGCAATGGTCGATCAATCTGCCGCTCTTCCTGGTGATTTTCGTGGCCTTTGCATTGGGGATGCTGGCGGGGCTCGTCTGGGAATATCTGCGCGAAGCTCACATCCGCCGCGAAGCCCGTCGCCGCAGCGCCCAGATCGCGCGCCTCGAAGGCGAGGTCGGCCATCTGCGTGACCGCCACGCCGCTCCGCGCGATGACGTTCTGGCGATTCTGGATCAGCCCAAACCGGCCAAGGGCGAAAGCAAGCCCGCGACGGGTGCCAATCTCCCCGCGCCGCGCTGA
- the modB gene encoding molybdate ABC transporter permease subunit, with translation MSAADWLTVQEWQAVALSLRVASVAAIASLPFALLTAYALARWRFPGHAILNGLVHLPLVLPPVVTGYLLLLTFGRRGTIGAFLDQFGIVFAFRWTGAALAAAIMAFPLMVRAIRLTIEAVDPRLEQAAATLGASRIWVFLTVTLPLILPGILAGLVLAFAKAMGEFGATITFVSNIPGQTQTLPSAIYSFLQVPGGEGAAGRLVLIAIAIALSAVFLSEWLARMLASRISGG, from the coding sequence ATGAGCGCTGCCGACTGGCTGACAGTACAGGAATGGCAGGCCGTGGCCCTTTCGCTGCGCGTGGCCAGTGTTGCCGCCATCGCCAGCCTGCCCTTTGCGCTGCTGACGGCCTATGCGCTGGCGCGCTGGCGATTTCCCGGACATGCCATCCTGAACGGGCTGGTGCATCTGCCGCTGGTCCTGCCGCCAGTCGTGACGGGATATCTGCTGCTGTTGACCTTCGGGCGGCGTGGCACCATCGGGGCCTTTCTGGATCAGTTCGGCATCGTCTTTGCCTTTCGCTGGACCGGCGCCGCACTGGCCGCGGCGATCATGGCCTTTCCGCTGATGGTGCGTGCCATCCGCCTGACCATCGAGGCCGTGGATCCGCGACTGGAACAGGCTGCCGCGACACTTGGGGCCAGCCGGATCTGGGTCTTTCTGACCGTGACCCTGCCGCTGATCCTGCCGGGTATTCTGGCCGGGCTGGTGCTGGCTTTCGCCAAGGCCATGGGCGAATTCGGTGCAACCATTACCTTTGTTTCCAACATTCCCGGCCAGACGCAGACCCTGCCCTCGGCGATCTACAGCTTTCTCCAGGTGCCCGGTGGCGAGGGCGCGGCGGGGCGGCTGGTGCTGATCGCGATTGCCATTGCGCTGTCGGCGGTCTTTCTGTCGGAATGGCTGGCCCGCATGCTGGCCAGCCGGATCTCGGGGGGCTGA
- the rpsA gene encoding 30S ribosomal protein S1 codes for MCAKATMEEFEALLNESFEIDTPNEGSVVKGKVIAIEAGQAIIDVGYKMEGRVDLKEFANPGEDAQLAVGDEVEVYLDRVENARGEASISREKARREEAWDRLEKAYADEERVEGAIFGRVKGGFTVDLGGAVAFLPGSQVDVRPVRDAGPLMGLKQPFQILKMDRRRGNIVVSRRAILEESRAEQRAEVIANLTEGQTVDGVVKNITEYGAFVDLGGVDGLLHVTDMAWRRVNHPSEILSIGETVKVQVIKINKDSHRISLGMKQLQADPWDTVTDKFPIGSVHNGRVTNITDYGAFVELEAGVEGLVHVSEMSWTKKNVHPGKIVSTSQEVDVMVLEIDEAKRRVSLGLKQTMRNPWEVFAETHPSGTVIEGEVKNITEFGLFIGLEGDIDGMVHLSDISWDARGEDAIQDFRKGDVVKAVVQDVDVEKERISLSIKSLENEHMAEAVDGVKRGSIVTVEVTAIEDGGVEVEYNGVKSFIRRSDLARDRQDQRPERFQVGDKVDVRVTNIDTKTRRLGLSIKAREIAEEKEAIDQYGSSDSGASLGDILGAALKRDN; via the coding sequence ATGTGCGCTAAAGCGACCATGGAGGAGTTCGAAGCCCTTCTGAACGAAAGCTTCGAAATCGACACGCCCAATGAGGGCAGCGTTGTAAAAGGCAAGGTCATCGCCATCGAGGCAGGCCAGGCCATCATCGACGTCGGCTACAAGATGGAAGGCCGCGTCGATCTGAAAGAATTCGCAAATCCCGGTGAAGACGCCCAACTGGCCGTCGGCGACGAAGTCGAGGTCTATCTGGACCGCGTCGAGAACGCCCGTGGCGAAGCGTCGATCAGCCGTGAAAAGGCCCGCCGCGAAGAAGCCTGGGATCGTCTGGAAAAAGCCTATGCAGATGAAGAGCGCGTCGAAGGCGCCATCTTCGGTCGCGTCAAGGGTGGCTTTACCGTCGATCTGGGTGGCGCTGTTGCCTTCCTGCCCGGCAGCCAGGTCGATGTGCGCCCCGTGCGCGACGCCGGCCCGCTGATGGGTCTGAAGCAGCCGTTCCAGATTCTGAAAATGGACCGTCGCCGCGGCAATATCGTCGTGTCGCGCCGCGCCATTCTGGAAGAAAGCCGCGCCGAACAGCGCGCCGAAGTCATCGCCAACCTGACCGAGGGTCAGACCGTCGATGGTGTGGTCAAGAACATCACCGAATATGGTGCGTTCGTTGACCTGGGCGGCGTTGACGGCCTGCTGCATGTCACCGACATGGCATGGCGCCGTGTGAACCATCCCTCGGAAATCCTGTCGATCGGCGAAACCGTCAAGGTTCAGGTCATCAAGATCAACAAGGACAGCCACCGCATCAGCCTGGGCATGAAACAGCTGCAGGCCGATCCGTGGGATACCGTCACCGACAAGTTCCCGATCGGTTCGGTTCACAATGGTCGCGTGACCAACATCACCGATTACGGCGCATTCGTCGAACTGGAAGCTGGCGTCGAAGGCCTGGTCCATGTTTCGGAAATGAGCTGGACCAAGAAGAACGTCCATCCGGGCAAGATCGTGTCGACCTCGCAAGAAGTCGATGTCATGGTTCTGGAAATCGACGAAGCCAAACGCCGCGTGTCGCTGGGTCTGAAACAGACCATGCGCAACCCGTGGGAAGTCTTTGCCGAAACCCATCCGTCCGGCACCGTCATCGAAGGCGAAGTCAAGAACATCACCGAATTCGGTCTGTTCATTGGTCTCGAAGGCGATATCGACGGCATGGTTCACCTGTCGGACATCAGCTGGGATGCCCGTGGCGAAGACGCCATCCAGGACTTCCGCAAGGGTGACGTCGTCAAGGCTGTCGTCCAGGACGTCGATGTCGAGAAAGAGCGTATCTCGCTGTCGATCAAGTCGCTGGAAAACGAGCATATGGCCGAAGCCGTTGACGGCGTGAAGCGTGGCTCGATCGTGACCGTCGAAGTCACCGCCATCGAAGATGGTGGCGTCGAGGTGGAATACAACGGCGTCAAGTCGTTCATCCGCCGCTCGGATCTGGCCCGTGACCGTCAGGATCAGCGCCCCGAGCGCTTCCAGGTTGGTGACAAGGTTGATGTGCGCGTGACCAATATCGACACCAAGACCCGCCGTCTGGGCCTGTCGATCAAGGCACGTGAAATCGCCGAGGAAAAAGAAGCCATCGACCAGTATGGCAGCTCGGATTCGGGTGCGTCGCTGGGGGATATCCTTGGTGCGGCTCTGAAGCGCGACAACTGA